One part of the Magallana gigas chromosome 5, xbMagGiga1.1, whole genome shotgun sequence genome encodes these proteins:
- the LOC105328944 gene encoding putative leucine-rich repeat-containing protein DDB_G0290503: MNDSRTGKRKVFSLPSPRKDKLGKIPEKDSITKLKQTDNATVNISRNYTTLLEQVTEQPVPQLSFVRQRTNVSLLHCSQNTKRRPNRKANPVPPSQMLNQLLIGKENMTGNKVKDVESSYKQLEDLYNETIEKLTCPENENLSFLELFKLLVDLYDASKKATDELSSKNKDYNEKITELEQRISENAEFYQKERGKLKNQLDEKDVEIQRLWSKTERLITEKQEQSERLKKLEKELDQKDTMSKDVCPECQLKSQMKSCSELDTTDSMAIALNIIEIMKQPQTSNFMRSNGSLPTNEFRSQLVRKDSEILESMESPRPLSSRASILSSELNVSRNSSAKSCRIKSSKQSKTKTTSIKHLDPWMANSEKPGSSMPLNSRSNTEISFCSSHISFANQSAASLNGHWSRESSDLSFANSPCTM, from the coding sequence ATGAATGACTCCAGAACAGGCAAACGCAAGGTTTTTTCACTTCCTTCTCCAAGAAAAGATAAACTTGGAAAGATACCAGAAAAAGACTCAATAACAAAACTCAAGCAGACAGACAATGCAACCGTAAACATCAGTCGCAATTACACCACATTGTTGGAACAAGTTACAGAGCAACCAGTGCCCCAGTTAAGCTTCGTAAGGCAAAGAACAAATGTCAGTCTACTACACTGTAGTCAGAACACCAAACGCAGACCCAATAGAAAGGCAAACCCAGTTCCTCCAAGTCAGATGTTAAATCAATTGTTGATTGGGAAAGAAAACATGACAGGTAATAAAGTGAAAGATGTAGAAAGTTCCTATAAACAGCTTGAAGACTTGTACAATGAAACCATAGAGAAACTGACTTGCCCCGAAAATGAAAATCTCAGCTTTCTTGAACTTTTCAAATTACTAGTAGACCTCTATGATGCATCAAAAAAGGCAACTGATGAACTGTCTAGCAAAAATAAAGATTACAATGAGAAAATTACAGAGCTTGAACAACGGATATCAGAGAATGCAgaattttatcaaaaagaaCGTGGGAAGCTTAAAAACCAACTTGATGAAAAAGATGTTGAGATTCAAAGGCTTTGGAGTAAAACTGAGAGGTTGATTACAGAAAAGCAAGAGCAATCAGAGAGATTGAAAAAGCTTGAGAAAGAATTGGACCAAAAAGATACAATGTCCAAAGATGTGTGCCCAGAATGTCAGCTGAAGAGCCAGATGAAATCTTGCAGTGAGCTAGATACCACTGACTCCATGGCTATAGCTCTAAACATTATAGAGATAATGAAACAGCCACAAACATCTAACTTTATGAGATCAAATGGCAGTCTTCCTACCAATGAATTCAGAAGTCAACTTGTAAGGAAAGATAGTGAAATATTGGAGAGTATGGAATCCCCAAGACCCCTGTCTTCTAGAGCAAGTATTTTAAGTTCTGAATTGAATGTTTCAAGAAACTCATCTGCCAAAAGCTGTAGGATAAAGTCATCAAAACAGAGCAAAACAAAAACTACTTCCATTAAACATTTGGACCCCTGGATGGCTAATTCTGAAAAACCGGGCTCCTCCATGCCATTGAACTCTCGAAGCAACACAGAGATTTCATTTTGCAGCTCTCATATTAGTTTTGCCAACCAATCAGCAGCCAGTTTAAATGGACACTGGTCAAGAGAGAGTAGTGATCTATCATTTGCAAACAGTCCTTGCACTATGTAA
- the LOC105324583 gene encoding myosin-6 has protein sequence MEPNEIAALNYCAKEIMNKVLVSANILRKLYKWKMLSKKEEGSIKQIRDGCKQNSKLLEIMKNKPGGFQALTEALILEKRANEHYVNKMRIQLRKLNCKQRVVPEDTKQDTHISELEQKVKVYDHLSAKMGSLVLGSSATLDNEEDKNMNAMVNELAKTRQLLKMREKPLTETLHAFRMNSEQKVKTDLAQRYGKKNDSMQKVILQQKEEIKELKAIIDEIQNHQEEIIRSKVDVQVRERLVRLKLNDTTTEEPYPDQMESENDPLKKSCPVTHRTDLSYTSTQPLPNGQPINIQIENVNILQFNNDGNNITSSK, from the exons ATGGAACCCAACGAGATAGCAGCCTTGAATTACTGTGCAAAAGAAATTATGAATAAGGTGTTAGTATCTGCAAATATTCTACGGAAACTTTATAAATGGAAGATGCTATCTAAAAAGGAGGAAGGAAGTATCAAG cAAATCCGTGATGGATGCAAACAAAATTCAAAGCTGCTGGAAATAATGAAGAATAAACCTGGGGGGTTTCAGGCATTAACTGAAGCTCTTATTTTGGAGAAAAGAGCAAATGAACACTATGTCAATAAGATGAGGATTCAATTAAGAAAATTGAACTGTAAACAACGAGTTGTCCCAGAAGACACTAAACAAGACACTCATATCAGTGAGTTAGAGCAGAAAGTTAAAGTATATGACCATTTGTCTGCCAAGATGGGAAGTTTAGTGCTTGGTTCGAGTGCCACACTGGATAATGAGGaggataaaaatatgaatgcaatgGTGAACGAACTTGCAAAAACAAGACAACTTCTAAAAATGAGGGAAAAACCTTTAACAGAAACACTTCATGCTTTTAGAATGAACTCTGAGCAGAAGGTGAAAACCGATCTTGCTCAAAGGTatgggaaaaaaaatgacagcATGCAAAAGGTCATTCTTCAacagaaagaagaaataaaagagCTCAAGGCAATAATTGATGAGATTCAAAATCATCAAGAGGAAATCATTCGTAGCAAAGTGGATGTACAGGTCAGGGAAAGACTGGTGCGTCTCAAACTGAATGATACCACAACTGAGGAACCTTACCCTGATCAAATGGAGTCTGAGAATGATCCTCTAAAGAAAAGTTGTCCAGTGACCCACCGAACAGACCTGAGTTATACCTCCACACAACCACTCCCCAATGGCCAACCCATAAATATACAGATAGAAAATGTTAACATACTGCAATTCAACAACGATGGTAACAACATTACTTCATCAAAGTAA